A single genomic interval of Cucumis sativus cultivar 9930 chromosome 5, Cucumber_9930_V3, whole genome shotgun sequence harbors:
- the LOC101220314 gene encoding myosin-binding protein 3 isoform X1, with protein MAANKFATILHRNSNKITLILVYALLEWVLIFLLLLHGLFSYLIVKFAEWFGLKRPCLWCSRVDHVFEPQRKQSYRDLLCEGHAMEISNLGYCSNHRKLSEFRDLCEDCSSSSKSNEFYQISKSFPFFDDEKEDFRTCSCCGETLKGRLFSPCILIKPNWGDLDYTQKGNLISETETDEIHVSQSEDVSGNRGISIVSGGEEGEKNSTCSVCGCGCKDSAVHEDDDDDRADISAQKDGGFLELAEDLTICNQETVEVGCEKEDELPETVPNHLEFYIDRGDDRRLIPVDLIDFSAPDDDNSTSNILSQVKDEEQEQEDCGNEDVVLDFASNFENRRHGVSEAWEVISGERLAEFLSASLHENKQRVEEVEAMDVEEDPLVGVGKEEEKEEEEEEEADASIDESSQAPASDAHKEELEELVVATRQPDSDLHEVDFHMWSDELEVEISIGTDIPDHEPIDEIQTQIDLPPHPDLQEDPSPSSSLDVDNMQDPNIVEEVEEAEEVMEEEKFKIFSMETSSQPSDNHKPSSSEVNEDEEEDKVPGTEVEEFKILSVETSSHPSDNHKSSSSEVNENEEEDKVPDTPTSMDSLHQLHKKLLLLDRKESGTEESLDGSVISETEGGDGVLTLEKLKSALRTERKALNALYAELEEERSASAIAANQTMAMINRLQEEKASMQMEALQYQRMMEEQSEYDQEALQLLNELVVKREKEKQELEKEIEIYRKKLQDYEAKEKIALLRIRKEGSIRSRNSSVSCSNADDSDGLSIDLNTEAKKDEDLFSNQETENQNTPAEAVLYLEETLANFEEERLSILEELKMLEEKLFTLSDEEQQFEDIDHYCERNGNGYDKNSDYSPGTNGFENGHNAKEMNGKHYPERRAMSTKAKRLLPLFDDVVDADVVEDVTNGEEQGFDSISIQKSLDNKFDTEFRRVAVEEEVDHVYERLQALEADREFLKHCIGSLRKGDKGLELLQEILQHLRDLRNVDLQLKNMGDGVVA; from the exons ATGGCCGCCAACAAATTTGCCACCATCTTGCACAGAAACTCCAACAAAATCACCCTTATTTTAGTTTACGCTCTTCTTGAATGGGTtctcatctttcttcttcttcttcatggtCTTTTCTCTTACCTGATCGTTAAATTTGCAGAGTGGTTTGGGCTTAAGCGACCCTGTTTGTGGTGTTCTAGAGTCGACCATGTTTTCGAGCCTCAGAGAAAGCAGTCTTATAGAGATCTTCTTTGTGAAGGTCATGCTATGGAGATTTCTAATCTGGGCTACTGTTCGAATCATCGGAAACTGTCGGAGTTTCGAGATTTATGCGAGGATTGCTCGTCCTCTTCCAAGTCTAATGAGTTCTATCAGATTTCTAAGAGCTTTCCGTTTTTTGATGATGAGAAGGAGGATTTCAGGACCTGTTCTTGCTGTGGGGAAACTTTGAAGGGTCGATTGTTTTCCCCTTGTATTTTGATTAAACCGAACTGGGGGGATTTGGATTATACCCAGAAAGGGAATTTGATTTCTGAGACGGAAACTGATGAAATTCATGTTTCTCAATCGGAAGATGTCAGCGGAAACAGAGGAATCTCCATTGTTTCCGGTGGggaagagggagagaaaaactCCACTTGCTCTGTTTGTGGCTGTGGTTGTAAAGATTCAGCGGTTCACgaggatgatgatgatgatagaGCTGATATTAGTGCTCAAAAAGATGGGGGTTTTCTTGAGCTGGCTGAAGATCTGACCATTTGTAATCAGGAAACAGTTGAAGTTGGATGTGAGAAAGAGGATGAATTGCCTGAGACTGTTCCTAATCATCTTGAGTTCTACATTGATCGGGGCGATGATCGGCGGTTGATCCCAGTTGATTTGATCGATTTTTCGGCCCCTGATGACGATAATAGCACTAGCAACATCTTAAGCCAAGTGAAAGATGAGGAACAAGAGCAAGAGGATTGTGGGAATGAAGATGTTGTTTTGGATTttgcttcaaattttgagaatCGAAGGCATGGTGTGAGTGAAGCTTGGGAAGTTATTTCAGGAGAGAGACTGGCAGAGTTTCTCTCTGCTTCTCTTCATGAGAACAAGCAGCGAGTTGAAGAGGTGGAAGCCATGGATGTGGAGGAAGATCCATTAGTGGGAgtaggaaaagaagaagaaaaagaagaagaagaagaagaagaagctgatGCTTCCATTGATGAATCAAGTCAAGCTCCAGCCAGTGATGCTCATAAAGAAGAACTCGAAGAGTTGGTGGTAGCGACAAGACAACCGGATTCAGATCTTCATGAAG TAGATTTTCACATGTGGAGTGATGAACTTGAAGTAGAGATTTCAATTGGCACTGATATTCCCGACCACGAACCGATTGATGAGATTCAAACTCAAATTGACCTTCCTCCGCATCCTGACTTACAAGAAGATCCTTCCCCAAGTTCATCATTGGATGTTGACAATATGCAAG ATCCTAACATAGTTGAGGAAGTCGAGGAAGCCGAGGAAGTTATGGAAGAGGAAAAGTTCAAGATCTTTTCTATGGAAACAAGTTCTCAACCTTCAGACAATCACAAACCGTCGAGTTCTGAGGTTAATGAGGatgaggaagaagataaaGTTCCTGGTACAGAAGTGGAAGAGTTCAAGATCTTGTCCGTGGAAACGAGTTCTCATCCTTCAGACAATCACAAATCGTCGAGTTCTGAGGTCAATGAGaatgaggaagaagataaaGTTCCTGATACACCCACTTCAATGGATAGTCTCCACCAGCTACACAAGAAGCTGCTATTACTAGACAGAAAAGAATCTGGGACTGAAGAGTCTTTGGATGGAAGCGTCATAAGCGAGACCGAAGGTGGGGATGGTGTGTTGACCCTTGAGAAATTGAAGTCAGCGTTGAGAACCGAAAGAAAGGCTTTGAATGCTTTATATGCAGAGctagaagaagagagaagtgCTTCGGCCATAGCAGCCAACCAAACAATGGCAATGATAAATAGGCTTCAAGAGGAGAAAGCAAGTATGCAAATGGAAGCTTTGCAGTATCAGAGAATGATGGAGGAGCAATCTGAGTATGATCAGGAAGCTTTGCAGCTTTTGAATGAGCTCGTAGTAAagagggaaaaggaaaagcaaGAGCTCGAGAAAGAAATCGAAATTTACCGAAAAAAGCTTCAGGATTATGAAgccaaagaaaaaattgcattGTTAAGGATCAGAAAAGAAGGGAGCATCCGGAGTAGAAATTCTTCAGTTTCTTGTAGCAATGCCGACGATAGCGATGGACTATCTATCGATTTGAACACTGAGGCaaagaaagatgaagattTGTTTTCGAACCAAGAAACAGAGAATCAAAACACCCCAGCTGAGGCAGTCCTTTATTTGGAGGAAACTTTGGCAAACTTTGAGGAAGAAAGGCTGTCCATTCTAGAGGAACTGAAGATGTTGGAAGAGAAGCTCTTCACCTTGAGTGATGAAGAACAACAATTTGAAGACATTGACCATTATTGTGAACGAAATGGGAATGGTTACGATAAGAACTCGGATTATTCTCCGGGAACAAATGGATTTGAAAACGGTCATAATGCCAAGGAAATGAATGGAAAACATTATCCAGAGAGGAGAGCAATGAGCACGAAAGCCAAAAGACTTCTCCCACTTTTCGACGATGTAGTCGATGCAGATGTTGTTGAAGATGTAACAAACGGAGAAGAACAAGGGTTCGACTCCATTTCTATCCAAAAATCTTTAGACAACAAATTCGACACAGAATTCAGGAGGGTTGCTGTTGAGGAAGAGGTCGATCATGTCTACGAGAGATTACAAGCACTCGAAGCAGATAGAGAATTTCTAAAGCATTGCATTGGCTCCCTAAGAAAAGGAGACAAAGGCTTAGAACTTCTCCAAGAAATCTTACAGCATCTCCGTGATCTAAGGAATGTTGATCTTCAGTTGAAGAACATGGGAGACGGTGTCGTAGCGTGA
- the LOC101220314 gene encoding myosin-binding protein 2 isoform X2, protein MAANKFATILHRNSNKITLILVYALLEWVLIFLLLLHGLFSYLIVKFAEWFGLKRPCLWCSRVDHVFEPQRKQSYRDLLCEGHAMEISNLGYCSNHRKLSEFRDLCEDCSSSSKSNEFYQISKSFPFFDDEKEDFRTCSCCGETLKGRLFSPCILIKPNWGDLDYTQKGNLISETETDEIHVSQSEDVSGNRGISIVSGGEEGEKNSTCSVCGCGCKDSAVHEDDDDDRADISAQKDGGFLELAEDLTICNQETVEVGCEKEDELPETVPNHLEFYIDRGDDRRLIPVDLIDFSAPDDDNSTSNILSQVKDEEQEQEDCGNEDVVLDFASNFENRRHGVSEAWEVISGERLAEFLSASLHENKQRVEEVEAMDVEEDPLVGVGKEEEKEEEEEEEADASIDESSQAPASDAHKEELEELVVATRQPDSDLHEDFHMWSDELEVEISIGTDIPDHEPIDEIQTQIDLPPHPDLQEDPSPSSSLDVDNMQDPNIVEEVEEAEEVMEEEKFKIFSMETSSQPSDNHKPSSSEVNEDEEEDKVPGTEVEEFKILSVETSSHPSDNHKSSSSEVNENEEEDKVPDTPTSMDSLHQLHKKLLLLDRKESGTEESLDGSVISETEGGDGVLTLEKLKSALRTERKALNALYAELEEERSASAIAANQTMAMINRLQEEKASMQMEALQYQRMMEEQSEYDQEALQLLNELVVKREKEKQELEKEIEIYRKKLQDYEAKEKIALLRIRKEGSIRSRNSSVSCSNADDSDGLSIDLNTEAKKDEDLFSNQETENQNTPAEAVLYLEETLANFEEERLSILEELKMLEEKLFTLSDEEQQFEDIDHYCERNGNGYDKNSDYSPGTNGFENGHNAKEMNGKHYPERRAMSTKAKRLLPLFDDVVDADVVEDVTNGEEQGFDSISIQKSLDNKFDTEFRRVAVEEEVDHVYERLQALEADREFLKHCIGSLRKGDKGLELLQEILQHLRDLRNVDLQLKNMGDGVVA, encoded by the exons ATGGCCGCCAACAAATTTGCCACCATCTTGCACAGAAACTCCAACAAAATCACCCTTATTTTAGTTTACGCTCTTCTTGAATGGGTtctcatctttcttcttcttcttcatggtCTTTTCTCTTACCTGATCGTTAAATTTGCAGAGTGGTTTGGGCTTAAGCGACCCTGTTTGTGGTGTTCTAGAGTCGACCATGTTTTCGAGCCTCAGAGAAAGCAGTCTTATAGAGATCTTCTTTGTGAAGGTCATGCTATGGAGATTTCTAATCTGGGCTACTGTTCGAATCATCGGAAACTGTCGGAGTTTCGAGATTTATGCGAGGATTGCTCGTCCTCTTCCAAGTCTAATGAGTTCTATCAGATTTCTAAGAGCTTTCCGTTTTTTGATGATGAGAAGGAGGATTTCAGGACCTGTTCTTGCTGTGGGGAAACTTTGAAGGGTCGATTGTTTTCCCCTTGTATTTTGATTAAACCGAACTGGGGGGATTTGGATTATACCCAGAAAGGGAATTTGATTTCTGAGACGGAAACTGATGAAATTCATGTTTCTCAATCGGAAGATGTCAGCGGAAACAGAGGAATCTCCATTGTTTCCGGTGGggaagagggagagaaaaactCCACTTGCTCTGTTTGTGGCTGTGGTTGTAAAGATTCAGCGGTTCACgaggatgatgatgatgatagaGCTGATATTAGTGCTCAAAAAGATGGGGGTTTTCTTGAGCTGGCTGAAGATCTGACCATTTGTAATCAGGAAACAGTTGAAGTTGGATGTGAGAAAGAGGATGAATTGCCTGAGACTGTTCCTAATCATCTTGAGTTCTACATTGATCGGGGCGATGATCGGCGGTTGATCCCAGTTGATTTGATCGATTTTTCGGCCCCTGATGACGATAATAGCACTAGCAACATCTTAAGCCAAGTGAAAGATGAGGAACAAGAGCAAGAGGATTGTGGGAATGAAGATGTTGTTTTGGATTttgcttcaaattttgagaatCGAAGGCATGGTGTGAGTGAAGCTTGGGAAGTTATTTCAGGAGAGAGACTGGCAGAGTTTCTCTCTGCTTCTCTTCATGAGAACAAGCAGCGAGTTGAAGAGGTGGAAGCCATGGATGTGGAGGAAGATCCATTAGTGGGAgtaggaaaagaagaagaaaaagaagaagaagaagaagaagaagctgatGCTTCCATTGATGAATCAAGTCAAGCTCCAGCCAGTGATGCTCATAAAGAAGAACTCGAAGAGTTGGTGGTAGCGACAAGACAACCGGATTCAGATCTTCATGAAG ATTTTCACATGTGGAGTGATGAACTTGAAGTAGAGATTTCAATTGGCACTGATATTCCCGACCACGAACCGATTGATGAGATTCAAACTCAAATTGACCTTCCTCCGCATCCTGACTTACAAGAAGATCCTTCCCCAAGTTCATCATTGGATGTTGACAATATGCAAG ATCCTAACATAGTTGAGGAAGTCGAGGAAGCCGAGGAAGTTATGGAAGAGGAAAAGTTCAAGATCTTTTCTATGGAAACAAGTTCTCAACCTTCAGACAATCACAAACCGTCGAGTTCTGAGGTTAATGAGGatgaggaagaagataaaGTTCCTGGTACAGAAGTGGAAGAGTTCAAGATCTTGTCCGTGGAAACGAGTTCTCATCCTTCAGACAATCACAAATCGTCGAGTTCTGAGGTCAATGAGaatgaggaagaagataaaGTTCCTGATACACCCACTTCAATGGATAGTCTCCACCAGCTACACAAGAAGCTGCTATTACTAGACAGAAAAGAATCTGGGACTGAAGAGTCTTTGGATGGAAGCGTCATAAGCGAGACCGAAGGTGGGGATGGTGTGTTGACCCTTGAGAAATTGAAGTCAGCGTTGAGAACCGAAAGAAAGGCTTTGAATGCTTTATATGCAGAGctagaagaagagagaagtgCTTCGGCCATAGCAGCCAACCAAACAATGGCAATGATAAATAGGCTTCAAGAGGAGAAAGCAAGTATGCAAATGGAAGCTTTGCAGTATCAGAGAATGATGGAGGAGCAATCTGAGTATGATCAGGAAGCTTTGCAGCTTTTGAATGAGCTCGTAGTAAagagggaaaaggaaaagcaaGAGCTCGAGAAAGAAATCGAAATTTACCGAAAAAAGCTTCAGGATTATGAAgccaaagaaaaaattgcattGTTAAGGATCAGAAAAGAAGGGAGCATCCGGAGTAGAAATTCTTCAGTTTCTTGTAGCAATGCCGACGATAGCGATGGACTATCTATCGATTTGAACACTGAGGCaaagaaagatgaagattTGTTTTCGAACCAAGAAACAGAGAATCAAAACACCCCAGCTGAGGCAGTCCTTTATTTGGAGGAAACTTTGGCAAACTTTGAGGAAGAAAGGCTGTCCATTCTAGAGGAACTGAAGATGTTGGAAGAGAAGCTCTTCACCTTGAGTGATGAAGAACAACAATTTGAAGACATTGACCATTATTGTGAACGAAATGGGAATGGTTACGATAAGAACTCGGATTATTCTCCGGGAACAAATGGATTTGAAAACGGTCATAATGCCAAGGAAATGAATGGAAAACATTATCCAGAGAGGAGAGCAATGAGCACGAAAGCCAAAAGACTTCTCCCACTTTTCGACGATGTAGTCGATGCAGATGTTGTTGAAGATGTAACAAACGGAGAAGAACAAGGGTTCGACTCCATTTCTATCCAAAAATCTTTAGACAACAAATTCGACACAGAATTCAGGAGGGTTGCTGTTGAGGAAGAGGTCGATCATGTCTACGAGAGATTACAAGCACTCGAAGCAGATAGAGAATTTCTAAAGCATTGCATTGGCTCCCTAAGAAAAGGAGACAAAGGCTTAGAACTTCTCCAAGAAATCTTACAGCATCTCCGTGATCTAAGGAATGTTGATCTTCAGTTGAAGAACATGGGAGACGGTGTCGTAGCGTGA